The following are from one region of the Gloeomargarita lithophora Alchichica-D10 genome:
- the ftsH gene encoding ATP-dependent zinc metalloprotease FtsH, with protein MAAKDSVRPHRWLSAAVLSLALATGTPGLAQVRQAADLGLSYTELLQKIQQNQVAEIAINRQQQTARVRLKDRPPNEPPLEVQLFEQNPELLRQIRQAKVKLTVVDQPNNQAVMGLLANILLGLVLLLLLIALLRRLSNAPGGPGQALSFGQSRARFQVAANTGVKFDDVAGIEEAKEELQEVVTFLKYPDRFTAIGARIPRGVLLVGPPGTGKTLLAKAIAGEAGVPFLSMSGSEFVELFVGVGASRVRDLFRKAKEQAPCIIFIDEIDAVGRQRGAGIGGGNDEREQTLNQLLTEMDGFEGNTGVIVIAATNRPDVLDGALLRPGRFDRQVMVDLPTFQGRLGILRVHARDKKLAPEVSLETVARRTPGFSGAALANLLNEAAILTARRRKEAMTPLEVEDAIDRVTIGLTLNPLMDSKKKRLIAYHEIGHALLIALLPDTDPLNKVTIIPRSGGIGGFSQQVFNEERVDSGLYTRSWMYHQIIATLGGRAAEVEVFGESEVTIGASNDLQVITELAREMVTRYGMSELGLVSLEEATEWWQRPNYSDELANKVDHLVRTMTQKAYQEARRLLRTHRPLMDQLVERLLEQETIEGEEFYALLRDYENQTLPVG; from the coding sequence ATGGCGGCAAAAGACAGCGTCCGACCCCACCGTTGGTTGTCGGCGGCGGTACTAAGTCTGGCACTGGCGACCGGCACACCAGGGCTGGCACAGGTACGGCAGGCGGCGGATTTGGGTTTGAGTTATACGGAACTGCTCCAAAAAATTCAGCAAAATCAGGTGGCGGAAATTGCCATCAACCGCCAGCAACAGACCGCCCGGGTGCGTTTGAAAGACCGTCCCCCCAATGAACCGCCCTTGGAGGTGCAATTATTTGAACAAAACCCCGAACTCCTGCGGCAAATTCGCCAAGCCAAGGTGAAATTGACGGTGGTGGATCAGCCGAACAATCAGGCGGTGATGGGGTTGTTGGCGAATATTTTGCTGGGTTTAGTTTTGTTATTGCTCCTGATTGCCCTGTTGCGGCGGTTGAGCAATGCGCCGGGGGGGCCGGGGCAAGCCCTCAGTTTCGGCCAGTCCCGGGCGCGGTTTCAGGTGGCGGCCAACACGGGGGTCAAATTTGACGATGTGGCGGGCATTGAAGAAGCTAAAGAAGAATTGCAGGAAGTGGTTACTTTTCTCAAGTACCCGGATCGGTTTACGGCGATTGGGGCACGGATTCCCCGCGGGGTGCTGCTGGTAGGGCCGCCAGGAACAGGGAAAACCCTGCTCGCCAAGGCCATCGCCGGGGAAGCGGGGGTGCCGTTTTTGAGTATGTCCGGGTCGGAGTTTGTGGAATTGTTTGTGGGGGTGGGGGCTTCCCGGGTGCGGGATTTGTTCCGCAAGGCGAAGGAACAGGCACCCTGCATTATTTTTATTGATGAGATTGATGCGGTGGGTCGCCAGCGGGGGGCGGGCATTGGCGGTGGTAACGATGAACGGGAGCAAACCCTGAATCAACTTTTGACGGAAATGGATGGGTTTGAAGGCAATACGGGGGTGATCGTGATTGCCGCCACCAACCGCCCGGATGTGTTGGATGGGGCATTACTGCGCCCTGGCCGCTTTGACCGACAGGTGATGGTGGATTTACCGACCTTTCAGGGACGCTTAGGCATTTTGCGGGTTCACGCCCGGGACAAAAAGTTAGCCCCGGAAGTCTCTCTGGAAACTGTCGCCCGCCGTACGCCGGGGTTTTCCGGGGCGGCACTGGCGAATTTACTCAACGAGGCGGCCATCCTCACCGCCCGGCGCCGCAAGGAAGCCATGACCCCCCTCGAAGTTGAAGATGCCATTGACCGGGTGACGATTGGGTTGACCTTGAATCCTTTGATGGATAGCAAGAAAAAACGTTTGATTGCCTATCACGAAATTGGTCACGCCTTGTTAATCGCCCTCCTACCCGACACTGACCCCTTAAATAAGGTGACGATTATTCCCCGCTCCGGGGGTATTGGCGGCTTTAGCCAGCAGGTATTTAACGAGGAGCGGGTGGACAGCGGGCTTTATACCCGCAGTTGGATGTATCACCAAATTATTGCCACCCTGGGGGGACGGGCTGCCGAAGTGGAGGTGTTTGGGGAGAGCGAAGTGACCATTGGGGCGAGCAATGATTTGCAGGTGATCACGGAACTGGCGCGGGAAATGGTCACCCGCTACGGGATGTCCGAGTTGGGGTTGGTGAGTTTGGAGGAGGCGACCGAGTGGTGGCAACGCCCTAATTATTCCGATGAATTAGCCAATAAAGTCGATCACCTCGTCCGCACCATGACCCAAAAAGCCTACCAGGAAGCCCGCCGCCTCCTGCGTACCCACCGCCCCCTGATGGATCAGTTGGTGGAACGTTTATTGGAGCAAGAGACCATTGAAGGGGAAGAATTTTATGCCCTCCTGCGGGACTATGAGAACCAAACCCTGCCCGTAGGGTGA
- a CDS encoding Crp/Fnr family transcriptional regulator, whose product MTVTMRQESGVFALEMSWRELVGSHLELTGKLRQGRFFPRHELLPLEGDGLWQVGQGVVQLSTAQSNGDEVLVGLAGPGMPLGMPLTGLVSYQARALTDVYCLWLSLAELERSGALAQVLLFQLMRRLRQTEALLAITAGQRRVEDRLRHLLLLLAQEVGEPVPTGVRLAVRLTHQSLANAIGTSRVTCTRLLGRFQTWGWVAWGADRHLLVTQTMPGAREERRAS is encoded by the coding sequence ATGACCGTGACCATGCGGCAAGAGTCCGGCGTTTTTGCCCTAGAAATGAGTTGGCGGGAGTTGGTCGGTTCCCATTTGGAACTCACGGGTAAGTTGCGCCAGGGACGGTTTTTCCCCCGGCATGAGCTTTTGCCCCTAGAGGGAGACGGGCTGTGGCAGGTGGGTCAGGGGGTGGTGCAGTTGAGTACCGCCCAGAGCAATGGGGATGAGGTGTTGGTGGGGTTGGCGGGGCCGGGGATGCCCCTGGGAATGCCTTTGACGGGGTTGGTGTCCTACCAGGCGCGGGCGTTGACGGATGTGTATTGTTTGTGGCTAAGTTTGGCAGAGCTAGAACGCTCCGGGGCGTTGGCGCAGGTGTTGTTATTCCAGTTGATGCGGCGGTTGCGGCAAACCGAGGCGCTGTTGGCGATTACGGCGGGGCAACGCCGGGTGGAAGACCGATTGCGGCATTTGCTTTTGCTGTTGGCGCAGGAGGTGGGGGAACCCGTACCCACGGGGGTGCGTTTGGCGGTGCGGTTGACCCATCAGAGTTTGGCGAATGCGATTGGCACCAGCCGGGTGACCTGTACTCGGTTGTTGGGGCGGTTTCAAACCTGGGGCTGGGTGGCTTGGGGGGCGGATCGGCATCTGTTGGTGACCCAGACGATGCCCGGTGCCAGAGAGGAGCGGCGGGCAAGCTAG
- a CDS encoding dihydroorotase, with protein sequence MATNPPPTPGFGLPAGVLNPGHNLILRQVRLLDPVGQRDEITDVWLEDGVIAAIDTDLPTQDGVPEYPAQECILGPGLVDLYSQSSEPGHEGRETLAQLTNQAVQGGFTRLTLLPGTQPVLDHRAGLAWWHQQQAAIPIQLHLWGALTQGLGGEQMAELAELAQAGVAGFSDGQPLADLGLLQQLLTYARPLGKPVALCPCDPSFSPMGVARPGTASLTLGLPEIPPAAETTALTGILELVNAIGTPVHLMRISTRRSVMLLTQAKAAGLPITASTTWAHLLWDSTHLGDYNPYLRFDPPLGNPEDRFALIQGVKTGVIDAIAIDHHAHTYEEKTVPFALAPPRLAGLAGAFSYLWAGLVTPGQLTPGELWQALSTKALSCLGLKPTPITPGQATALTLFAPQDTPINKLPLPGAAQGQVRWVLVNPRNFLTKP encoded by the coding sequence ATGGCGACAAACCCCCCGCCTACTCCAGGATTTGGGCTACCGGCTGGAGTCCTAAACCCCGGTCATAATTTAATTTTGCGCCAGGTACGTCTGCTTGACCCGGTGGGGCAACGGGATGAAATTACTGATGTTTGGCTGGAAGACGGGGTGATTGCGGCGATTGACACAGATTTACCTACCCAGGATGGAGTGCCAGAATATCCCGCCCAGGAATGTATTTTGGGACCAGGGCTGGTGGATTTGTATAGCCAAAGTAGTGAACCAGGCCACGAAGGGCGCGAAACCCTCGCCCAATTAACCAACCAGGCGGTGCAGGGGGGCTTTACCCGTTTAACCCTATTGCCAGGAACCCAACCGGTTTTGGATCACCGGGCGGGGCTGGCATGGTGGCACCAGCAACAGGCCGCAATTCCCATCCAATTGCACCTGTGGGGGGCATTGACCCAGGGATTGGGGGGGGAACAGATGGCCGAACTTGCCGAACTCGCCCAAGCGGGGGTAGCGGGGTTTAGCGATGGACAACCCCTGGCCGATTTAGGTTTATTGCAACAACTGCTCACCTACGCCCGACCCCTGGGGAAACCCGTTGCCCTTTGCCCCTGTGACCCCAGTTTCAGCCCAATGGGAGTCGCCCGCCCCGGCACAGCCAGCCTGACCCTGGGTTTGCCGGAGATACCCCCCGCCGCTGAAACCACCGCGCTGACGGGCATTTTAGAATTGGTGAACGCCATTGGTACGCCCGTACATTTGATGCGGATTTCCACCCGTCGCTCGGTCATGCTACTCACCCAGGCGAAAGCGGCGGGTTTACCCATCACCGCCAGTACCACCTGGGCGCATCTCCTCTGGGATAGCACGCACCTGGGGGATTACAACCCCTACCTGCGCTTTGACCCCCCCCTGGGCAATCCCGAAGACCGTTTCGCCCTGATTCAGGGGGTAAAAACCGGGGTGATTGATGCCATTGCCATTGACCACCACGCCCATACCTACGAAGAAAAAACCGTGCCCTTTGCCTTGGCTCCCCCCCGTCTGGCGGGTTTGGCAGGCGCATTCAGCTACCTCTGGGCGGGGTTGGTGACCCCGGGACAACTCACACCGGGGGAACTGTGGCAAGCCCTAAGTACAAAAGCATTATCATGCCTCGGTCTAAAACCCACCCCCATTACCCCCGGACAAGCGACCGCCCTCACCCTGTTTGCGCCCCAGGATACCCCGATAAATAAATTACCCCTCCCCGGTGCTGCCCAAGGACAAGTGCGCTGGGTTTTGGTGAACCCCAGGAATTTCTTAACCAAACCCTAA
- the era gene encoding GTPase Era — MNATPFRSGFVALLGRPNVGKSTLLNYLVGQKIAITSPTAQTTRQRLRGIVTLPEGQMILVDTPGIHKPHHRLGEILVKNAQTLVRSVDVVLLLVDGSQPAGTGDGFIAQGLATQKTPVLLGLNKQDLVADEQGERITASYQALLPAAPLLPFSAVTGQGIPELQAQLLQALPPGPCYYPPEMVTDQPERFIMAELIREQIFHLTREEVPHAVAVVVERVEETPKITRIFAAIVVERPSQKAIIIGNQGQMLKTIGSQARQEMQKLISGPVYLQLFVKVEPKWRQTPRLLQDLGYRLES, encoded by the coding sequence GTGAATGCCACCCCATTTCGTTCGGGATTTGTGGCTCTCCTGGGGCGACCCAACGTGGGCAAATCTACCCTATTAAATTATTTGGTGGGGCAGAAAATTGCCATCACTTCCCCCACCGCCCAAACCACCCGCCAGCGGCTCCGGGGCATTGTCACCCTCCCCGAAGGGCAAATGATTTTGGTGGATACCCCCGGCATTCACAAACCCCACCATCGCCTGGGGGAAATTCTGGTCAAAAATGCCCAAACCCTGGTGCGCTCCGTGGATGTGGTGTTATTGCTGGTAGATGGCTCGCAACCGGCGGGGACGGGGGATGGGTTTATTGCCCAGGGGTTAGCTACTCAAAAAACGCCGGTATTATTGGGCTTGAATAAACAGGATTTGGTCGCCGATGAGCAGGGGGAGCGGATCACCGCCAGTTATCAAGCCTTATTGCCCGCCGCCCCTTTGCTCCCCTTTTCCGCCGTCACCGGCCAGGGCATTCCCGAATTGCAAGCGCAGTTATTACAAGCCCTGCCCCCCGGCCCCTGTTATTACCCCCCGGAGATGGTCACGGATCAGCCGGAGCGGTTCATCATGGCGGAATTGATCCGGGAGCAAATTTTCCACCTGACCCGCGAAGAAGTCCCCCATGCGGTGGCGGTGGTGGTGGAGCGGGTGGAGGAAACCCCGAAAATTACCCGGATTTTTGCCGCAATTGTGGTGGAACGTCCGTCCCAAAAAGCGATTATCATTGGCAATCAGGGGCAAATGCTGAAAACCATTGGCAGTCAAGCCCGCCAGGAAATGCAAAAATTAATCAGCGGCCCGGTGTACTTACAACTGTTTGTGAAAGTCGAACCGAAATGGCGACAAACCCCCCGCCTACTCCAGGATTTGGGCTACCGGCTGGAGTCCTAA